The sequence below is a genomic window from Lepus europaeus isolate LE1 chromosome 9, mLepTim1.pri, whole genome shotgun sequence.
ttctgaaagcaatttacagattcaatgcaataccaatcaaaataccaaagacatccttctcagatacagaaataaTGATGctcaaatttatatggaaacacaagagatcctgaatagctaaagcaatcttatacaccaaaaacaaagctagaggcatcacaatgccagatttcaagacttacgacagggcagttataatcaaaacagcctggtactggcacaaaaactgatggtcagatcaatggaacagaaatgccagaaatcaacccacacatctacaaccaacttatctttgacaaaggagctaaaaccaatccctggagcaaggacagtctcttcaacaattgctgctggaaaaactggatttccacatgcagaagcaaaAGGCAAGACTCCTATCTtgtaccttacacaaaaatccactcaaaatggattaaagacctaaatctataactcaattccatcaaattattagagaacactgggaaaccatgcaagacactggcataggcagagttcttggaaaagaccctagaagcacaggcaatcaaagccaaaattgacaaatgggattacatcaaattcagaagcttcagcactgcaaaagaaacactcagcaaagtaaaaagGCAACCAACATAATGGGAGAAAGTATCTGCAAATTGGTACCTAATCCActtctggtgggaatgtaaagtggtgcagccactgtggaagagagtgtggagatacctcagaaatcttaatataacctaccatatgacccagccatcccactcttgggaatgtACCCAAGGGAGATGAAATCAGCACatcaaagagctatctgtacctccatgtgtAATGTGACTCAACTCACGacagctaagatacagaatgccaaatgcccatcaactgaagactggataaagaaagtatgggatatgtacaccatggactaCTATGcagtggaaaaaaacaaaaaacatgaaatcttgtcatttgcaataaaatggatgaaaccggacatcatcatgcttagtgaaataactattttattacttatttatgttctccctgatctgtaataactaacagagcaccaaaaaggtAATCTATACAAGTGAAGTTAACACttcaaaatgcaatgactttgaacagcccttgtttccactgttgaggaacagttttattttatttttttttcatacagtttgtggaactctttacttactctAATCATACATGTattaagttaactgaaaatagatcttagtaaaaaataagaatgggaataggagaggggaggaggaagaggaatgaAGTgtaggtgggagagagggtatggtgggaagaatcactatattcctaaaattatatttataaaatatagttatatatttaaaaaaaataagaaaaaaatggattacCTTATTTGGTGTGGGTTCAAAACAATGTTTCATCTGATTCTCCAATGGTGGGTCAGAAGATTTTATCTGATTATCCAAATGACAGTTTTTGGGAGCCCTTTTTACAGCCTTAATTTCAACTGTAATGTCATTTACTTTAACTTCTTCAGAAttaatttcttccattttgttttgcTGGCCAGCTATATTTTTGTCATGTGTTTTTGTCCCTAAAAATGTACTGTGAGTCATTGAATGATGGATTTCTAAAGATGGTGGTGAAAAACTGGCTCGTAATAAGCCCAATTTAGGGGATACTTGAGTGTCTGACTTATTCTGCTGCACAGAGTTGAATTTTGAGAGTTTAATTTTAGTCCAGTTAGAGTTCTTCTTAGCTGAGCTACTCATTCCATTTAGTATACATTTCACAGGCTTTGTTTTTCTACTCGGAAAGAAACGACTACATGGCACATCCTGATTGGTTTCTTTCTGATGAAGTATTTGTCGTTCAACATTGGTCTCTTCCAATTTTATTTCTGTAGGCATCTCCTTTACATTTTCCATTTGTGAAGATTCTTTTTTTACCTCTACAGTATCTGACTCAATTTCTCCAGCAATTTCTTCACAAAGCTGGAGAATGCTACCTCGTTTGCTCTTTCCTGCTTGCTCCAATTCATTATCTATACTTTGTTCAGGCACTGATGGCTGTGGACTTTTTTGGGATTTTGCATTAGTATTCACTTGTGTATGAACTGACTTCATCTCATTCTTTTTAGAGATCTCTGAAGTAGCCACTTTTGATCTTTTTATCTCAGAAGAAGTTACAGGCACACATTTTGTTTCCTCATTTCTAGTCGTCTTCTGAAGACACTTTTCAGATCCTTGGATGCACTGAGAGCTACAAGTACAAGCGATCTGCTGCTCTACTCTGCGTTTTTTTCCTTTGGGGGAATTTATTACTTCATTAATCACTGAATTTCCATCCTCTTTAGAGTCAGACTTTCTTTCCAATACTTTTCTTTTCACATGTTTTTGACTTGTTTTGACTTTATTAGGTTTACTTTGAGTACTATTACAGTGCTCTTTTCTTGTTAGTAGCACACTCTGTTTAACAGCCTGAACTTGACCCTGAATTTCTCTACTGCGCAAAGACCTTGTTGAAACCTCTGATAACTGTTGTAGTCTTTGTGATCTCCTGTTAAGCTGTTCACTTGCTTTAGGGGTTTCACGCACTAATTTTCTCTGAGATAATTTACTCTTTTCAGAAGATTCTTGTTGTGAATGTCCCTTCACAGTCATCACATTTTTATTATTGGATTTGGTAGTTTTTATGTCATTGGATGCTGCTTTTGCTGATCTTGTACTCATGCGTGTTCCCAATTCaggctgatttattttattttcactgcAAGACTTAACCTGCGATTTTAAAGTTTCCTTCGAACCTGATTTTTTTGCTAGATCCTTTTGAGAATCTTGACTTACTATTCCCAAATTCTTATCTTCactttttttaataactttagaggaactttcttttgatttctcctgAATGGACATCTTCCTGAGTAATGTCTTCCTTTACTGAATAGTTTTTGAGAGGATCTTCGTGCTCAACAAGCTGGTATTGTTACTGAGGAACGggtcttaaaaaaatcaactttaacTGAAGCTGATACACATTTCAAGAAAAATACTACTCTGCTTCAAGTAAGGTTTCTGTCATTCCCAGAACATGAGAAAAGCTGGCataaaagctgaaaaatatttgctttagACAATGCAATAGAAATTTAAGGAAAATTTAATTctaatttgatatttttagaagtttttaatgaaaaatttaattcatatgcatcctgttctgtaatttttaaatgaattttggtTTAGGCCTAGCCCTATTACTGGAGGAGATATTTATCACTGACCCGTTTTGATAAAATTTTTGAACACTTTTTTCTTCTGAAGTCTACAATTATTGGACTTCGGTTCACTTGAAACATGTCTTATGGCTAACACGTGTCTTTCCTTGTTTGTTGAGTCTATTGCTTCGCAGTTTTTATGTAACTTCCTTCGCTTAATAAAACAATCTATTAATACAGATTGTCTTTTGTGTTGCcatttctgaaaaattaaaaaacaaaattaaatcctGTACAATTAATGAAAGATGGCAATGCTAGTACTTTATAGAACTCATTTGAATAAAATGTAACTTGTCCTTTTGAACTATTTATTCTGTAAacttaaaacagaaaaagcatgCTAAGTACATTCCTAAAAATAACCAATAATTCATATTATACAAGGATAGAATAGGTGAAAATTAGTTTATTTCTTACTTACACTTCTTTTCCCACAAGATACAACTGATATTCCAGCCACCATAACTCATGAAAACTTGACAAAATCATTCCTTATAATCTGTTTTTAACACATTACAcagcacctaaaagaaaaagtttttaaatgcttaaaaGGACAAAGAAAGGATATAATCACATTATTCACTTCTCATCAAATACAACATGAATAAAATTATACCCCATCCTACCATTAGTCATTATTTCTTCAGAGCTCACATagcattttaatatttgtaaCTTGAAGTAAACCATCATACATACACCAAATGAAATAGCAGGCATCCATCTTATGTTGTAGAAAAATTGTGAAAATACAAAACACCATTCATAACATGAGCATAAAATTCATTGAACAGCTAAAGTCCTATTTGGAGAAACAGTACACATATATACCTAAAAAAACCTGACAAACAGTAAAAGGTGACCAACTTAAACACCACATTTTTTTCTGCTCCTACCcaaactgtcaaaaaaaagaaaaagtggaggccgacactgtggcatagaaggttaagcctccatctgcagtgccagcatcccatatggtgctggtttaagtcccagctcctacacttctgatccagctccctgataatgtgcctgggaaagcagcagaaaaacggaagtccttgagcccctgcacccctgtggcaaacccagaagaagctcctggcttcagcccggcccagctccagccattgcagccatttggggagtgaaccagcagatagaagatctctctctctctctctctctctccttctatgtatttctgcctttcaaataaataaatctggccggcgccgtggcttaacaggctaatcctccgccttgtggcgctggcacaccaggttctagtcccggttggggcgctggattctatcccggttgcccctcttccaggccagctctctgctatggcccgggaaggcagtggaggatggcccaagtccttgggccctgcacccacatgggagaccaggaaaagcacctggctcctagcttcggatcagtgcgatgcgctggccgcagtggccattggagggtgaacccacggcaaaaaggaagacctttctctctgtctctctctctcactatccactctgcctgtcaaaaaaaaaaaaaaaaaaatccttcaaataaataaatcgatcttaaaaaaagaaagagggattaagacaaaacccaaaacacaaGCAATAAGGAACGAGAACAGAcaataaaaaagtt
It includes:
- the ESCO1 gene encoding N-acetyltransferase ESCO1 isoform X1 — protein: MSIQEKSKESSSKVIKKSEDKNLGIVSQDSQKDLAKKSGSKETLKSQVKSCSENKINQPELGTRMSTRSAKAASNDIKTTKSNNKNVMTVKGHSQQESSEKSKLSQRKLVRETPKASEQLNRRSQRLQQLSEVSTRSLRSREIQGQVQAVKQSVLLTRKEHCNSTQSKPNKVKTSQKHVKRKVLERKSDSKEDGNSVINEVINSPKGKKRRVEQQIACTCSSQCIQGSEKCLQKTTRNEETKCVPVTSSEIKRSKVATSEISKKNEMKSVHTQVNTNAKSQKSPQPSVPEQSIDNELEQAGKSKRGSILQLCEEIAGEIESDTVEVKKESSQMENVKEMPTEIKLEETNVERQILHQKETNQDVPCSRFFPSRKTKPVKCILNGMSSSAKKNSNWTKIKLSKFNSVQQNKSDTQVSPKLGLLRASFSPPSLEIHHSMTHSTFLGTKTHDKNIAGQQNKMEEINSEEVKVNDITVEIKAVKRAPKNCHLDNQIKSSDPPLENQMKHCFEPTPNKNFSLCLESKLENNLVENTTAVSTLLSQARIDTGESKFPGSAPKQHNILDNQTPKNKDNRETPPNHFWPKCNSHLEITIPKDLKLKEAEKADEKQLIIDAGQKRFGAVSCNICGMLYTASNPEDETQHLLFHNQFISAVKYVGWKKERILAEYPDGRIIMVLPEDPKYALKKVDEIREMVDNDLGFQQAPLMCYSRTKTLLFISNDKKVVGCLIAEHIQWGYRVIEEKLPVIRSEEEKVRFERQKAWCCSTLPEPAICGISRIWVFSMMRRKKIASRMIECLRRMLVFMKGAAAPAGALCEPAYPDGGGGGSQANSYKGQLLCNGLPEIHISATQRKIQGHRSMI
- the ESCO1 gene encoding N-acetyltransferase ESCO1 isoform X2, whose amino-acid sequence is MSIQEKSKESSSKVIKKSEDKNLGIVSQDSQKDLAKKSGSKETLKSQVKSCSENKINQPELGTRMSTRSAKAASNDIKTTKSNNKNVMTVKGHSQQESSEKSKLSQRKLVRETPKASEQLNRRSQRLQQLSEVSTRSLRSREIQGQVQAVKQSVLLTRKEHCNSTQSKPNKVKTSQKHVKRKVLERKSDSKEDGNSVINEVINSPKGKKRRVEQQIACTCSSQCIQGSEKCLQKTTRNEETKCVPVTSSEIKRSKVATSEISKKNEMKSVHTQVNTNAKSQKSPQPSVPEQSIDNELEQAGKSKRGSILQLCEEIAGEIESDTVEVKKESSQMENVKEMPTEIKLEETNVERQILHQKETNQDVPCSRFFPSRKTKPVKCILNGMSSSAKKNSNWTKIKLSKFNSVQQNKSDTQVSPKLGLLRASFSPPSLEIHHSMTHSTFLGTKTHDKNIAGQQNKMEEINSEEVKVNDITVEIKAVKRAPKNCHLDNQIKSSDPPLENQMKHCFEPTPNKNFSLCLESKLENNLVENTTAVSTLLSQARIDTGESKFPGSAPKQHNILDNQTPKNKDNRETPPNHFWPKCNSHLEITIPKDLKLKEAEKADEKQLIIDAGQKRFGAVSCNICGMLYTASNPEDETQHLLFHNQFISAVKYVGWKKERILAEYPDGRIIMVLPEDPKYALKKVDEIREMVDNDLGFQQAPLMCYSRTKTLLFISNDKKVVGCLIAEHIQWGYRVIEEKLPVIRSEEEKVRFERQKAWCCSTLPEPAICGISRIWVFSMMRRKKIASRMIECLRSNFIYGSYLSKEEIAFSDPTPDGKLFATQYCGTGQFLVYNFINGQNTT
- the ESCO1 gene encoding N-acetyltransferase ESCO1 isoform X3 codes for the protein MSIQEKSKESSSKVIKKSEDKNLGIVSQDSQKDLAKKSGSKETLKSQVKSCSENKINQPELGTRMSTRSAKAASNDIKTTKSNNKNVMTVKGHSQQESSEKSKLSQRKLVRETPKASEQLNRRSQRLQQLSEVSTRSLRSREIQGQVQAVKQSVLLTRKEHCNSTQSKPNKVKTSQKHVKRKVLERKSDSKEDGNSVINEVINSPKGKKRRVEQQIACTCSSQCIQGSEKCLQKTTRNEETKCVPVTSSEIKRSKVATSEISKKNEMKSVHTQVNTNAKSQKSPQPSVPEQSIDNELEQAGKSKRGSILQLCEEIAGEIESDTVEVKKESSQMENVKEMPTEIKLEETNVERQILHQKETNQDVPCSRFFPSRKTKPVKCILNGMSSSAKKNSNWTKIKLSKFNSVQQNKSDTQVSPKLGLLRASFSPPSLEIHHSMTHSTFLGTKTHDKNIAGQQNKMEEINSEEVKVNDITVEIKAVKRAPKNCHLDNQIKSSDPPLENQMKHCFEPTPNKNFSLCLESKLENNLVENTTAVSTLLSQARIDTGESKFPGSAPKQHNILDNQTPKNKDNRETPPNHFWPKCNSHLEITIPKDLKLKEAEKADEKQLIIGWKKERILAEYPDGRIIMVLPEDPKYALKKVDEIREMVDNDLGFQQAPLMCYSRTKTLLFISNDKKVVGCLIAEHIQWGYRVIEEKLPVIRSEEEKVRFERQKAWCCSTLPEPAICGISRIWVFSMMRRKKIASRMIECLRRMLVFMKGAAAPAGALCEPAYPDGGGGGSQANSYKGQLLCNGLPEIHISATQRKIQGHRSMI